Proteins encoded by one window of Haliotis asinina isolate JCU_RB_2024 chromosome 6, JCU_Hal_asi_v2, whole genome shotgun sequence:
- the LOC137287808 gene encoding gamma-aminobutyric acid type B receptor subunit 2-like, translating to MTLLTSVLTLLIAICLQTQDNGDIRLRYLGAICQSNYIRYFDAVLFSVQGILLMLGAFLAWETKKVKVEALNDSKNIAVCIYNSAVLGILHIIITATMTLQPNLEYGITATIYFITATAVQCIIFVPKVWQQAPN from the exons ATGACTCTCCTCACGTCAGTGCTGACTCTCCTCATTGCTATCTGTCTCCAGACACAGGACAATGGGGATATCCGCCTCCGCTATCTGGGAGCCATTTGCCAGTCTAACTACATTCGCTACTTCGACGCCGTGTTGTTCTCGGTTCAGGGCATCCTGCTGATGCTGGGCGCCTTCCTCGCCTGGGAGACCAAGAAG GTGAAGGTGGAAGCTCTCAACGACTCAAAGAACATCGCCGTATGCATCTACAACTCCGCCGTCCTTGGTATActccacatcatcatcaccgccaCCATGACCTTACAACCGAACTTGGAGTACGGTATCACGGCAACAATCTACTTCATCACCGCCACGGCCGTACAGTGTATCATATTTGTACCGAAA GTTTGGCAGCAGGCCCCAAACTAA